The Pirellulimonas nuda genome includes a region encoding these proteins:
- a CDS encoding PH domain-containing protein, with product MQCPKCQAEVAEESVYCPKCGGRLDARHAPSDLKTPEADPAAPPAAEAPRERFLRAAASKQTDGEETEEQLWQGSYAKMAMIGSWAAGGLATVAAPIVLGVAGMLSGGGLFWLLIGLLVMWVLLVGLYFYRRFSVHYTLTTQRLIHESGLLWRTIDRVELIDIDDVTFRQDPVQRAFGVGTIQIDSSDTTTPKLKLPGIERVRYVADLIDDARRRERRRRGLHIEAV from the coding sequence ATGCAATGCCCCAAGTGCCAGGCAGAGGTTGCCGAAGAATCGGTTTACTGCCCCAAGTGCGGCGGCCGGCTCGATGCGCGGCACGCCCCCTCGGACCTGAAGACGCCCGAGGCCGACCCCGCGGCGCCCCCAGCCGCCGAGGCGCCGCGTGAGCGGTTCTTGCGTGCGGCCGCCTCGAAGCAGACCGACGGCGAAGAGACCGAGGAACAGCTCTGGCAGGGGAGCTACGCCAAGATGGCCATGATCGGCAGTTGGGCCGCCGGCGGCTTGGCCACGGTGGCGGCGCCGATCGTGCTCGGCGTCGCCGGCATGCTCTCGGGCGGGGGCCTGTTCTGGCTGCTCATCGGGCTGCTGGTGATGTGGGTGTTGCTGGTGGGGCTCTACTTCTACCGGCGGTTTAGCGTCCACTACACGCTCACCACGCAGCGGCTGATCCACGAGTCGGGCCTGCTGTGGCGCACGATCGACCGGGTCGAGCTGATCGACATCGACGACGTCACCTTCCGCCAGGACCCCGTGCAGCGGGCCTTCGGCGTGGGGACTATCCAGATCGACTCCAGCGACACGACCACGCCCAAGCTCAAGCTGCCGGGGATCGAGCGGGTGCGGTACGTCGCCGACCTGATCGACGACGCCCGCCGCCGCGAACGCCGCCGCCGCGGCCTGCACATCGAAGCCGTATGA
- a CDS encoding 3-keto-disaccharide hydrolase, giving the protein MIATRWTPLVLILLSLATAPLWAADAPPEGFRSLLNGKDLAGWQARPHFDPRTWAALSPEERAAKSEQWMAEAREHWRMDGDELVNDGAGPYLTTEDDFGDYELLIDYKTVPTADSGIYLKGNPQVQIWDSTDPDDIALGADHGSGGLWNNSPDAPGRMPLVLADKPFGEWNHLRIRQVGARTSVWLNDQLVVENAIMQNFWDRDSPLFREGPIQLQTHGGEIRWRRIYVRDLPTDEANADLAGHNRDGFEPLFNGRDLSGWIGATDNYEVVDGAIRCKAGQGGMLLSDDEYGDFVARLEFRLPPAGNNGLAIRSPGTGDPAYAAMCELQVLDSEHPNYKNLDPRQYHGSAYGMAAAHRGFLRPQGEWNFQEVTVQGSKIRVELNGNVILDADLADAADFMAGSAHPGKDRTSGHFGFAGHGDPVEFRKVEVKRLGSEK; this is encoded by the coding sequence ATGATCGCAACCCGCTGGACGCCGCTCGTACTGATTCTGCTCTCGCTCGCAACCGCCCCGCTCTGGGCGGCCGACGCCCCCCCCGAGGGGTTCCGCTCGCTCTTGAACGGCAAAGACCTGGCGGGCTGGCAGGCGCGGCCCCACTTCGACCCACGCACGTGGGCCGCGCTATCACCCGAGGAGCGGGCCGCCAAGTCGGAGCAGTGGATGGCCGAGGCCCGTGAGCATTGGCGCATGGACGGTGACGAGCTAGTGAACGACGGCGCGGGCCCCTACCTGACCACCGAGGACGATTTCGGCGACTACGAGCTGCTGATCGACTACAAGACCGTCCCCACGGCCGACAGCGGCATCTACCTGAAGGGGAACCCCCAGGTGCAGATCTGGGACTCCACGGACCCCGATGACATCGCGCTGGGCGCCGACCACGGCAGCGGGGGCCTGTGGAACAACTCCCCGGACGCCCCCGGCCGGATGCCGCTGGTGCTGGCCGACAAGCCCTTCGGCGAGTGGAACCACCTGCGTATCCGCCAAGTCGGCGCGCGGACCAGCGTCTGGCTGAACGACCAACTCGTGGTCGAAAACGCCATCATGCAAAACTTCTGGGACCGCGACAGCCCGCTGTTCCGCGAGGGGCCGATCCAGCTCCAGACGCACGGCGGCGAGATCCGCTGGCGGCGTATCTACGTCCGCGACCTGCCGACCGACGAGGCCAACGCCGACCTGGCCGGCCACAACCGCGATGGCTTCGAGCCGCTGTTCAACGGCCGCGACCTCTCGGGGTGGATCGGCGCGACCGACAACTACGAGGTGGTCGACGGCGCCATCCGCTGCAAGGCGGGCCAGGGAGGGATGCTGCTGAGCGACGACGAGTACGGCGACTTCGTCGCCCGGCTCGAGTTCCGCCTCCCCCCGGCCGGCAACAACGGCCTGGCGATCCGCTCGCCCGGCACGGGCGACCCCGCCTACGCGGCGATGTGCGAGCTGCAGGTGCTGGACTCAGAGCACCCCAACTACAAGAACCTCGACCCCCGCCAGTACCACGGCAGCGCCTACGGCATGGCCGCCGCGCACCGCGGCTTCCTGCGCCCGCAGGGGGAGTGGAACTTCCAGGAGGTGACCGTCCAGGGGAGCAAGATCCGCGTCGAACTCAACGGCAACGTGATCCTCGATGCCGACCTGGCCGACGCCGCCGACTTCATGGCCGGCTCGGCCCACCCCGGCAAAGACCGCACCAGCGGGCATTTTGGCTTTGCGGGGCACGGCGACCCGGTGGAGTTTCGCAAGGTGGAGGTGAAGCGGCTGGGAAGTGAGAAGTAG
- a CDS encoding arylsulfatase: MAISGSARLLFWSLLLVACAVGHAPASQPNIIFVLADDLAQGDLGCYGQKLIQTPNLDRIAAEGTRYTQAYSGTSVCAPSRSSLMTGLDMGHCPVRGNFEIRDGSAFGAGQLPLPASTVTVAQLLQRAGYATACMGKWGMGQFDTTGSPHKKGFDHFFGYNGQVHAHSYFPTYLHDDEARIELPENADGAQKTYAQNLIQQDVLKWVGEQDDKPFFLFYATTLPHAKYEIDELGQYANRAGWTDQQKAYAAMVTRLDSDMGQLVALLKQKRVDDNTLIMFVGDNGSSFAPGSPIGKRFDQSMGGKLRGYKRGMYEGGLRQPALARWPGVVPAGRVSDEPWAFWDFLPTAVELAGAKLPADFQTDGLSLASFLKGGAAPEREYFYWELHEGAGPCQAVRFGDWKAVRPRLGKPLELYDLANDSAESNNLAAKRPELIAKAEALMKRARVDDANFPLKPKQQKPRAAEPR; encoded by the coding sequence ATGGCAATCTCTGGCTCGGCTCGTCTGCTGTTTTGGTCGCTTCTGCTGGTTGCGTGCGCGGTCGGGCACGCCCCCGCCTCGCAGCCCAACATCATCTTCGTGCTGGCAGACGACCTGGCGCAGGGCGACCTGGGCTGCTACGGGCAGAAGCTGATCCAGACCCCCAACCTCGACCGCATAGCGGCCGAGGGGACACGCTACACCCAGGCCTACTCGGGGACCAGCGTCTGCGCCCCGTCGCGGTCGTCGCTGATGACCGGCCTCGACATGGGGCACTGCCCGGTGCGCGGCAACTTTGAGATCCGAGACGGCTCCGCCTTCGGCGCGGGGCAGCTCCCCTTGCCGGCGTCCACCGTCACCGTGGCGCAATTGCTGCAGCGGGCGGGCTACGCCACCGCGTGCATGGGGAAGTGGGGGATGGGGCAGTTCGACACCACCGGCAGCCCCCACAAGAAGGGCTTCGACCACTTCTTTGGCTACAACGGCCAGGTGCACGCGCACAGCTACTTCCCCACCTACCTGCACGACGACGAGGCCCGCATCGAGCTCCCAGAGAACGCCGACGGCGCCCAGAAGACCTACGCACAAAACCTGATCCAGCAAGACGTGCTCAAGTGGGTCGGGGAGCAGGACGACAAGCCGTTCTTCTTGTTCTACGCAACCACCCTGCCGCACGCGAAGTACGAGATCGACGAGCTGGGCCAGTACGCCAACCGCGCGGGGTGGACCGACCAGCAGAAGGCCTACGCGGCGATGGTCACACGGCTCGATTCCGACATGGGGCAGTTGGTCGCGCTGCTCAAGCAGAAGAGGGTCGACGACAACACGCTGATCATGTTCGTCGGCGACAACGGGTCTTCCTTCGCGCCCGGCTCGCCGATCGGCAAGCGGTTCGACCAATCGATGGGGGGCAAGCTACGCGGCTACAAGCGCGGCATGTACGAAGGGGGCCTCCGCCAGCCGGCGCTGGCGCGCTGGCCGGGCGTTGTGCCAGCGGGGCGGGTGAGCGACGAGCCGTGGGCGTTCTGGGACTTCTTGCCGACCGCCGTCGAGCTGGCCGGCGCCAAGCTGCCGGCCGACTTCCAGACCGACGGCCTCTCGCTGGCGTCCTTCCTCAAGGGGGGCGCCGCGCCCGAGCGCGAGTACTTCTACTGGGAGCTGCACGAGGGCGCCGGCCCCTGCCAGGCCGTGCGCTTCGGCGACTGGAAGGCCGTCCGGCCGCGGCTGGGCAAACCGTTGGAGCTGTACGACCTGGCCAACGACTCGGCCGAGAGCAACAACCTAGCGGCCAAGCGCCCCGAGCTGATCGCTAAGGCCGAGGCGTTGATGAAGCGCGCGCGGGTCGACGACGCCAACTTCCCGCTCAAGCCAAAGCAGCAGAAGCCGAGGGCCGCAGAGCCGCGTTGA
- a CDS encoding DUF202 domain-containing protein, which translates to MSTPAPPEQTTIRDSLARERTRLANERTLLAYARTAIMLIATGATLLKLFEPSIETHLSGWSLVGLGGVVSLLGLLRYSRMRRLIDQLRD; encoded by the coding sequence ATGAGCACGCCGGCGCCGCCCGAGCAGACCACCATTCGAGACAGCCTGGCGCGCGAACGCACCCGGCTGGCCAACGAGCGGACGCTGTTGGCCTACGCCCGCACGGCGATCATGCTGATCGCCACCGGCGCGACGCTGCTCAAGCTGTTCGAGCCGTCGATCGAAACGCACCTCAGCGGTTGGTCGCTGGTGGGGTTGGGGGGGGTCGTCTCGCTGCTTGGTTTGTTGCGGTACTCGCGGATGCGACGATTGATCGACCAACTCCGCGATTAG
- a CDS encoding aspartate:alanine exchanger family transporter: MQHALSLLQADPLMALAAIAALGVALGAVRLWGVALGTSGVLFVGMALGHLGVSLPPLVGQLGVTLFVYSVGLQAGPHFLRSILRHGPTLLLLTGVTLLTAWGAAIAGATMLGLDRAIAMGLYAGALTSTPALAASLQVYNDPHISVGFGVAYPLGVIGVILFVQVVPRLLRIDWEHEAEAARNADAAPPIEAAWFEITNPQVNGKTLAQVESILGDGANVSRVLDRYASLSPQGETHLAIGQYLRVVGAAADLGKIEVVLGPRRDDFRPPKSVISDARVVVTEESLCGQSLRELGFRERFGVTITRLWRDDLEFVPRGDMCLEFGDELRVVGDIDDCKRLVTQIGHRPERIHDTRFLPLCVGLLAGIAIGHVPIPVPGIEGFAPTLGLAGGPLLAGLIAGHFGRIGPLNFRMPIAARGLMNEAGLILFLASAGVGAGASFWSVVSAQGPAMLAAGALVTLLPLLAAFCIARYAAGWDALRSLGAVCGAMTCTPGLGVVSRLANSPAPATAYVAVYPMALVAVSVLTPLIGWALPLLTGSP, from the coding sequence ATGCAGCACGCCCTGTCCCTCTTGCAGGCGGACCCGCTGATGGCGCTCGCCGCGATCGCCGCGCTCGGCGTGGCGCTGGGCGCCGTGCGGCTTTGGGGGGTCGCGCTGGGCACGTCCGGCGTGCTGTTTGTGGGCATGGCGTTGGGGCACCTCGGGGTATCGCTGCCGCCGCTGGTGGGGCAACTGGGGGTGACGTTGTTTGTCTACTCCGTCGGGCTGCAGGCGGGGCCGCACTTCCTCAGGTCGATCCTCCGGCACGGGCCGACGCTGCTGCTGCTGACCGGCGTGACGCTGCTCACCGCTTGGGGGGCGGCGATCGCCGGCGCGACGATGCTGGGGCTCGACCGCGCGATCGCGATGGGGCTGTACGCCGGGGCGCTGACGTCGACCCCGGCGCTGGCGGCTTCGTTGCAGGTGTACAACGACCCGCATATTTCTGTCGGCTTCGGCGTCGCCTACCCGCTGGGGGTGATCGGCGTCATCCTGTTCGTGCAGGTCGTCCCCCGGCTGCTGCGGATCGACTGGGAGCACGAGGCGGAGGCGGCCCGCAACGCCGACGCCGCGCCCCCGATCGAGGCGGCGTGGTTCGAGATCACCAACCCCCAGGTCAACGGCAAGACGCTGGCGCAGGTCGAGTCGATCCTGGGCGACGGCGCCAACGTGTCGCGGGTCCTCGACCGCTACGCCTCGCTCTCGCCGCAGGGCGAAACGCACCTAGCGATCGGCCAGTACCTGAGGGTGGTGGGCGCCGCGGCCGACCTCGGCAAGATCGAGGTCGTGCTGGGGCCGAGGCGAGACGACTTCCGGCCCCCCAAGTCGGTGATCTCCGACGCGCGGGTGGTGGTCACCGAAGAGTCGCTCTGCGGCCAGTCGCTACGCGAGCTGGGTTTCCGGGAACGCTTCGGGGTGACCATCACGCGGCTCTGGCGAGACGACCTCGAGTTTGTCCCCAGGGGCGACATGTGCCTGGAGTTCGGCGACGAGCTGCGCGTGGTGGGCGACATCGACGACTGCAAGCGGCTGGTCACGCAGATCGGCCACCGCCCCGAGCGGATCCACGACACCCGCTTCCTGCCGCTGTGCGTGGGGCTGCTGGCCGGCATCGCGATCGGCCACGTGCCCATCCCCGTGCCCGGGATCGAGGGGTTCGCCCCCACGCTGGGGCTGGCGGGCGGGCCGCTGCTGGCCGGGCTGATCGCCGGGCACTTCGGCCGGATCGGCCCGCTGAACTTCCGCATGCCGATCGCCGCCCGCGGGCTGATGAACGAGGCGGGGCTGATCTTGTTCCTGGCCAGCGCCGGCGTGGGGGCGGGCGCCAGCTTCTGGAGCGTCGTCTCGGCCCAAGGCCCGGCGATGCTTGCGGCCGGCGCGTTGGTGACGCTGCTGCCGCTGCTGGCCGCGTTCTGCATCGCCCGCTACGCGGCGGGTTGGGACGCGCTGCGTTCGCTCGGCGCCGTGTGCGGAGCGATGACCTGCACGCCGGGGCTGGGCGTGGTGAGCCGGCTGGCCAACTCCCCCGCGCCGGCGACCGCGTACGTGGCCGTCTACCCGATGGCGTTGGTGGCCGTGTCGGTGCTCACGCCGCTGATCGGTTGGGCGCTGCCGTTGCTGACCGGGTCACCGTAG
- a CDS encoding arylsulfatase gives MADDRWLRTLRGPVLGLASALLLFAGWGGGCCAGAPNIVLILCDDMGWSDLGCYGGEVETPNLDRLAGQGMRFTQFYNNAKCTTTRASLITGLYPRPDGQRLLHRNMVTLGEVMADAGYRTALCGKWHLGRSPSEHPSDRGFQEYYGLLDGACNFFDPSIADPPYKGGGTRYFAHNHQRITSFPEDFYTTDAFTDHAIATVRRFAEGDAPFFLHLCYNAPHYPLHAPPEDIAKYRGRFLDGWDTMRERRFARQKELGLTDDAWRLSGRDSQAYDWETADHQFEDLRMAVYAAMIDRMDQNIGRLLATLDELGETDNTLILFLADNGGCAEEPGGRDPALRHPGPKDDYVAVGPAWGWAQNAPFRRYKVWMHEGGICTPLIVKWPGQVAEGAITSQPAHIIDLLPTCLDVAGGAYPAERHGHTILPVEGKSLAPIFAGEQRTPHDQLCWSFAGNAAIRQGDWKLVFDKLTKAWELFDLSSDRTEMNNLASGAPGRAARMAADYNAWAAATGNQKHPGPKPAPAGAAADR, from the coding sequence ATGGCGGACGATCGTTGGTTAAGGACGCTACGCGGCCCCGTGTTGGGCCTGGCTTCCGCGCTACTGCTGTTTGCCGGCTGGGGCGGCGGCTGCTGCGCGGGGGCCCCGAACATCGTGCTCATCTTGTGCGACGACATGGGGTGGTCCGACCTGGGCTGCTACGGAGGCGAGGTTGAGACCCCCAACCTCGACCGGCTGGCCGGCCAGGGGATGCGGTTCACCCAGTTCTACAACAACGCCAAGTGCACCACGACACGGGCCTCGCTGATCACCGGCCTGTACCCCCGGCCCGACGGCCAGCGGCTGCTGCATCGCAACATGGTCACGCTGGGGGAAGTGATGGCGGACGCAGGCTACCGCACCGCGCTGTGCGGCAAGTGGCACCTGGGCCGCTCGCCGTCGGAGCACCCCTCGGACCGCGGGTTCCAGGAGTACTACGGGCTGCTGGACGGCGCGTGCAACTTCTTTGATCCGTCGATCGCCGACCCGCCGTACAAGGGGGGCGGCACGCGCTACTTTGCCCACAACCATCAGCGGATCACGTCGTTCCCCGAAGACTTCTACACCACCGACGCGTTCACCGACCACGCGATCGCCACGGTGCGGCGTTTCGCCGAGGGGGACGCCCCCTTCTTCCTGCACCTGTGCTACAACGCGCCGCACTACCCGCTGCACGCCCCGCCGGAAGACATCGCCAAGTACCGCGGGCGGTTCCTCGACGGCTGGGACACCATGCGCGAGCGCCGGTTCGCCCGCCAGAAAGAACTGGGGCTGACGGACGACGCCTGGCGGCTCTCGGGGCGTGACTCGCAGGCCTACGACTGGGAGACCGCGGACCACCAGTTCGAAGACCTGCGGATGGCGGTCTACGCCGCGATGATCGACCGCATGGACCAGAACATCGGCCGGCTGCTGGCGACGCTCGACGAGCTGGGCGAGACCGACAACACGCTGATCTTGTTCTTGGCGGACAACGGCGGCTGCGCCGAGGAGCCGGGGGGACGCGACCCGGCCCTCCGCCACCCGGGGCCGAAGGACGACTACGTGGCGGTGGGCCCCGCGTGGGGCTGGGCCCAGAACGCGCCGTTCCGCCGCTACAAGGTGTGGATGCACGAGGGGGGGATTTGCACGCCGCTGATCGTGAAGTGGCCCGGCCAAGTCGCCGAGGGCGCCATCACTTCGCAGCCGGCCCACATTATCGACCTGCTGCCGACGTGCCTCGACGTCGCCGGGGGCGCCTACCCCGCCGAGCGCCACGGCCACACCATCTTGCCCGTGGAGGGCAAGTCGCTGGCGCCGATCTTTGCCGGCGAGCAGCGCACGCCGCACGATCAGCTTTGCTGGAGCTTCGCCGGGAACGCCGCCATCCGCCAAGGGGACTGGAAGCTGGTGTTCGACAAGCTCACCAAGGCGTGGGAGCTGTTCGACCTGAGCAGCGACCGCACCGAGATGAACAACCTGGCCAGCGGCGCGCCGGGCCGCGCGGCGCGGATGGCTGCGGACTACAACGCCTGGGCGGCCGCAACGGGCAACCAGAAGCACCCCGGCCCCAAACCGGCGCCGGCCGGCGCAGCCGCGGACCGGTGA
- the nrdR gene encoding transcriptional regulator NrdR, producing MRCPFCKEDNDRVIDSRASQDGLAIRRRRECLSCERRYTTYERPEETTIKVIKRNGARAPFDREKIKRGLERACVKRPISDKQIEATVGAIENDVYATFDTEVESRQVGLLVMEHLRALDEVALIRFASVYRQFDDIHDFFEEIRPLLEAEPRTAPR from the coding sequence ATGCGATGCCCGTTCTGCAAAGAAGACAACGACCGCGTGATCGACTCCCGCGCCAGCCAGGACGGGCTGGCGATCCGTCGGCGTCGCGAGTGCCTGAGCTGCGAGCGCCGCTACACCACCTACGAGCGGCCCGAAGAGACCACGATCAAGGTGATCAAGCGCAACGGCGCCCGGGCGCCGTTCGACCGCGAGAAGATCAAGCGTGGGCTCGAACGGGCCTGCGTCAAGCGGCCGATCAGCGACAAGCAGATCGAGGCGACCGTGGGCGCCATCGAGAACGACGTGTACGCCACCTTCGACACCGAGGTCGAGAGCCGTCAGGTCGGGCTGCTGGTGATGGAGCACCTGCGGGCGCTCGACGAGGTAGCGTTGATCCGCTTCGCCAGCGTCTACCGGCAGTTCGACGATATCCACGACTTCTTCGAGGAAATCCGCCCCCTGCTAGAAGCCGAGCCCCGCACGGCGCCCCGCTAG
- the ppsR gene encoding pyruvate, phosphate dikinase/phosphoenolpyruvate synthase regulator — translation MARKKAAAAAKNSYTAHLIAGATGDLVHRMLGIAAGQFPNATIKIVDHPLVDSEARLQAALAAADGPRSIVIHALPSDESKRRIKRWCVPRSIPEFDATGPLIDFISTCVGQLPENDLSRLHQVDMAYGQRIEAMEFALQHDDGLGLPTLRAAEIVIVGVSRVSKSPTTLYLASRGYKTANVSISPQTGFPPELAKISQKKIVALTTQPKLLQAIRSDRADEMGMEHTDYDDLPAVRREVMEAEAEYRRRGWPVVNVAGSTIEKTAAQIIELLKLPTR, via the coding sequence ATGGCCCGAAAGAAAGCCGCTGCTGCGGCCAAGAACTCTTACACGGCGCACCTGATCGCCGGCGCGACCGGCGACTTGGTCCACCGCATGCTGGGGATCGCCGCGGGGCAGTTCCCCAACGCGACGATCAAGATCGTTGACCACCCGCTGGTCGACAGCGAGGCCCGGCTGCAGGCCGCGCTGGCCGCCGCCGATGGGCCGCGCTCGATCGTGATCCACGCCCTGCCCAGCGACGAGTCGAAGCGTCGCATCAAGCGCTGGTGTGTGCCCCGGTCGATCCCGGAGTTCGACGCCACCGGCCCGCTGATCGACTTTATCTCGACCTGTGTGGGGCAGCTTCCGGAGAACGACCTGTCCCGGCTGCACCAGGTCGACATGGCCTACGGGCAGCGGATCGAGGCGATGGAGTTCGCCCTGCAGCACGACGACGGGCTGGGGCTCCCCACGCTGCGGGCGGCCGAGATCGTGATCGTGGGGGTGAGCCGCGTGAGCAAAAGCCCCACCACGCTCTACCTGGCGTCGCGGGGGTACAAGACGGCCAACGTCTCGATCTCGCCGCAGACCGGTTTTCCACCCGAGCTGGCCAAGATCAGCCAGAAGAAGATCGTGGCCCTCACCACGCAGCCCAAGCTGCTGCAGGCCATCCGCAGCGACCGGGCCGATGAGATGGGGATGGAGCATACCGACTACGACGACCTGCCCGCGGTGCGCCGCGAGGTGATGGAGGCCGAGGCCGAGTACCGCCGCCGCGGCTGGCCGGTGGTGAACGTAGCGGGGTCGACGATTGAAAAGACGGCCGCCCAGATCATAGAACTACTGAAACTTCCGACCCGGTAG